Proteins co-encoded in one Quercus robur chromosome 8, dhQueRobu3.1, whole genome shotgun sequence genomic window:
- the LOC126696112 gene encoding uncharacterized protein LOC126696112, translating into MQLAFHKAQGIDDYLYNMGGMSLKAPIALPPKFKISDAEKFDGTGDPKQHVRRYLSIAEMKGLDEKQTLHAFPLSLTGCASRWYHSLDPSKTKVWNELVEFFMDQFIFNTMIDVTLRDLETTKQGVGETFSKYMTRWKTKASRMVNRPNEKDQINMIIKNLLPAYNSRLLSLPISSFGELSDCGTRIEDAINNRQLEKGESKPPTKKTYGRGATTTKAPNLVNVSTIIPQQTLAYPKKAH; encoded by the coding sequence ATGCAACTTGCCTTCCACAAGGCGCAAGGGATTGATGATTACCTCTATAATATGGGAGGAATGAGTTTAAAGGCTCCTATTGCATTGCCTCCCAAGTTTAAGATTTCCGATGCGGAAAAGTTTGATGGGACTGGAGATCCAAAGCAACATGTGAGGAGATACCTAAGCATTGCCGAAATGAAAGGGCTAGATGAGAAGCAAACTTTGCATGCatttcctctctcactcacagGTTGTGCATCAAGATGGTACCATAGCCTTGATCCAAGCAAAACTAAAGTGTGGAATGAACTAGTGGAGTTTTTTATGGACCAATTCATCTTTAACACCATGATTGATGTGACTCTAAGGGATTTAGAGACAACCAAACAAGGTGTAGGGGAGACATTTTCCAAATACATGACTAGATGGAAGACCAAGGCATCTAGGATGGTCAATAGGCCAAATGAGAAAGACCAAATCAACATGATCATCAAGAACTTGCTTCCGGCTTATAATAGTAGGCTTTTGTCATTGCCTATTAGCTCATTTGGAGAACTAAGTGATTGTGGGACAAGAATTGAAGATGCTATCAACAACAGACAATTGGAGAAAGGTGAAAGTAAGCCTCCAACCAAGAAAACATATGGAAGGGGAGCAACCACCACCAAAGCACCCAATCTCGTAAATGTGAGCACCATCATACCCCAACAAACACTAGCCTACCCAAAGAAAGCTCACTAA